A region from the Gossypium hirsutum isolate 1008001.06 chromosome A08, Gossypium_hirsutum_v2.1, whole genome shotgun sequence genome encodes:
- the LOC107960931 gene encoding RAN GTPase-activating protein 1, with product MNIFSSVQEGCHLRYLNLSNNALGEKGVRAFGALLKSQNSLQGLYLMNDGISEEAARAVSELIPSTEKLKVLHFHNNMTGDEGAFAISEIVKRSCSLEDFRCSSTRVGTDGGLALAEALKRCAHLKKLDLRDNMFGVEAGVALSKAISQFTDLTEVYLSYLNLEDEGTEALANALKHSAPSLEVLEMAGNDITAKGTASLAACIASKQFLTKLNLAENELKDEGAILIANALGEDHGQLNEVDMSTNAIRRAGGRHLAQVVVKKPGFKLLHINGNFISDEGIDEVKEIFKGSLDMLGPLDENDPEGEDDEEEEDEDEEENAEHEKELESKLKDLKINQ from the coding sequence ATGAACATTTTTTCTTCAGTCCAGGAAGGTTGTCACTTGAGGTACCTGAATCTTTCAAACAATGCCTTGGGTGAAAAAGGCGTCCGGGCATTTGGGGCACTTCTAAAGTCACAGAATAGTTTACAGGGACTTTATTTGATGAACGATGGTATATCGGAAGAAGCTGCACGAGCCGTTTCCGAGCTAATTCCTTCTACTGAGAAACTGAAAGTACTTCATTTTCATAATAACATGACAGGGGATGAAGGTGCGTTCGCTATCTCCGAGATAGTGAAACGCTCCTGTTCATTGGAGGATTTCCGATGTTCTTCTACAAGAGTTGGCACGGATGGTGGTCTGGCCTTAGCTGAAGCACTAAAGAGATGCGCACATTTAAAGAAACTTGATCTACGTGACAACATGTTTGGTGTTGAAGCTGGAGTTGCTTTGAGTAAAGCAATCTCTCAATTCACAGATCTCACCGAGGTTTACCTCAGTTACTTGAACCTTGAAGATGAAGGAACCGAGGCACTTGCCAATGCTCTAAAACACTCTGCACCTTCACTTGAAGTTCTTGAAATGGCTGGAAACGACATTACAGCCAAAGGCACCGCTTCCTTAGCAGCCTGCATCGCATCGAAACAGTTCCTTACGAAATTAAACTTAGCCGAGAACGAACTTAAGGATGAAGGAGCTATTTTGATTGCCAATGCATTAGGAGAGGATCATGGTCAGTTGAATGAAGTTGATATGAGCACGAATGCCATTAGGCGAGCCGGTGGTAGACATTTGGCTCAGGTGGTTGTGAAAAAACCCGGGTTCAAGTTGCTGCATATCAATGGAAATTTCATATCCGACGAAGGGATAGATGAGGTGAAGGAAATATTTAAAGGTTCCCTCGATATGCTGGGACCTTTGGACGAGAATGATCCAGAAGGAGAAGATGATGAGGAAGAGGAAGATGAAGACGAGGAGGAGAATGCAGAACATGAGAAGGAATTGGAATCCAAGCTTAAGGATCTCAAAATCAACCAATGA